The Mycolicibacterium cosmeticum sequence GACCGGGTCAACCTGTCCGTCGCCACCCCGGCCATCATGGCCGAGTTCGACATCTCAGCGGCCCAGATGGGCGTCGTCGCCTCGGCGTTCCTGTGGACCTACGCCATGCTGCAGATGCCCATCGGCACCATCATCGACAAGATCGGCGTGCGCTGGGTCAACCGTGCCGGCGTGTTCCTCTGGGCGGTGGCCTCGTTCCTGTCGGCCGCCGCAGGCGGACTGGGCCTGCTGCTGGTGGCCCGGCTCCTGCTCGGAGTCGGCGAGGCGCCCACGGTGCCCGCGGGCTGGAAGGCCATCGGCCAGTGGTTCCCGAAACACGAACGCGGCACGGCCACCGCCATGTTCGACGGTTGCGCCAAGATTTCCAACGTCATCGGCATCCCCATCATGGCGTTCCTGGTGCCGACGTTCAGCTGGCACGCCGCGTTCATCTTCACCGGTGTCCTGAGCGTGCTGTACCTCCTCGCGTGGTGGCTGCTCTACCGCTCACCGGCCAACGCGGTGGCCGACGGCCGCATGTCGGCCGCCGAATTGGACTACCTGCGCGCCGGCGGCGCCGAGGACGAGAACGCCGAGACCGGCGGTTCCCTGCAGGGCATCGGCTACCTGCTGGGACGACGCAAAACCTGGGGCCTGGCACTGGGTTACGCGTCCTACACCTATGCCTACTACGTACTGCTCACCTGGTTGCCCGGCTACCTCGAGAAGGAGTTCGGCGTCAACCTACTCAAGGGCGGCATCTACAGCATGATCCCGTGGCTGGTGGCCGTCATCGCCCAGTTCCTCATCGCCGGTGTCCTGATGGACCGCTGGACCCGGCGCAGCGGCGACATCACCCGGGTGCGTCGCATCGTGTTGGTGACGAGCATGCTGGCGGCCCTGTCGGTGACGGGCGCCGCGTACGCCGACACCATCGGCGCCGCGCTGGTGTTCCTGTCCATCGGCGCAGCGGGACTGGCGGTTTCGGTGCCCGCCGGGTCCAGCATCGTCTCGCTGATCGCCCCGCAGGGGTACACCGGGTCCCTGGCCGGCATCGTCAACTTCGTCGCCAATCTCATCGGCATCGCCGCCCCGATCGTCACGGGGATGGTCGTCGACCGGACCGGTTCGTTCGCGGGGGCGTTCATCGCCACCGGAGTGATCCTGGTCGGCGGAATCCTCTGTTACACCGTCGTTCTGGGCCGTATGGACCGCATGCCCGCACCCTCGATCAAGGAGTAGACATGACCACGAGCATCACCGTCGCCGTCGCCCAGTTCGCCCCCGGCGAGGACAAGGATCGCAATCTAGCCACCATCACCGGCTTCGTCACCACCGCCAAGGCAGCGGGCGCAGAACTCGTCATCTTCCCCGAGTACGCGATGTTCACCGCACCAACGATGGACGAACGCTTCCTGTCCTCGGCCGAGTCGCTCGACGGGCCGTTCGTCGCCGCGGTGCGGGACCTGGCACGCCGCGAAGCGATCACCATCGTCGCGGGCATCAACGAGACCACCGACGGACCCGACCAGATTCACAACACGCTGATCGCCGTCGACGACGGCGGCAAGGTCGCTGCCACCTATCGGAAACTGCACCTCTACGACGCGTTCGGCTACTCCGAATCCCGTTTCGTCCGACCGGGTTCGGCGTGCGCGCCCGAGACGTTCGCGGTGGGAGGGCTGACCTTCGGCATGCAGACCTGCTACGACCTGCGGTTCCCCGAGACCACGCGCAGGCTGGTCGACGCCGGCGCCGACGTGGTGGTGATGCCAGCGGAGTGGGTGCCCGGCCCCCTCAAGGAAGACCACTGGACCACACTGCTGCGCGCGCGGGCCATCGAGAACACCGTCTACGTGGCCGCCGCCGATCAGTGCGGCGGCAACGGAGCGGGCAACAGCATGATCGTGGACCCGATGGGCGTGGTGCTGGCCTCCATCGGCGAGGAGGAGGGCATGGTATCCGCCACGGTGCACGGCGACCGTATCGCTCGGGTGCGGCAGAAGAATCCGGCGCTCGCCCTACGCCGCTTCACCGTCACCGAACGGTAGGGCTGGCCGGGCGTGTGAGCTGTCAGCAGATCGGTGGGACCTGAATGTGCTTGCGCGTTGCCTCAGGTTCGATCGAGGATGGATGCACAGGTTCGAGTTAGGGGTTTGGGGAGACGCGTCGATGGCGCTAGGCATCGTGAAGTTCTACAAGTCCGAGAAGGGGTGGGGCGCCATCTCCTCGGCGGAGTTACCACCGGGGTTGGATGCGTTCATCTCCTTCGCTGACATCAAGGGGCAGAAGGGCTTCCGGGAGTTGGCCGTCGGAGACCGCGTGGAGTTCGAGTACCAGCCGGCCCGCCAAGACAGTTTCCAGTTCGTGGCGACATGGGCTCGCAGAATCAGCGACGCAGACGGCGACGGGGGAGCGACCGTCTGGTCGTAGCCCTGTCCCGGCGGGCATCGAGTGTCCCGGGTGAGTCCTTGTCTAACCGGGAGAGCTACGTGAGCGCTCGACGTCCGTTGCGGTGGCGCCATGTTTGGGCTGAGGAGATCACCCTTTTGACATCTGCCCGGTTATTGGTGCGGAGGCTGAACGTTGCGACGGCTATACGCGGCATGTCGGCGCGGTCGTCAGCCGGGCACGTCCATGCGCTGGGTCCCGACCACCGACAACAGCCGCAGCGCTTCCTCGGCAGGAGAACCCGGGTCGGCGGTGTAGAGAAAGACTCTCTGATCAAGGTCGGCGACATCGAGGGTGTCGCAGTTGAGGGATATCGGTCCCACCACCGGATGCGCAAAGGTCTTGCGCGTGATTGTGCGGGCGCCAACGTCCCGCCGTTGCCAAAGCCGTGCGAATTCCGCACTGCCGTCGAGCAATTCGGCGATGAGCGCGCAGGTATGCGGATCATCAGGATACGTGGCAGCGGCAACACGCAGATGCCGGACGCAGATCTCGCCGAACCCATCCGCGCCAACCAGGCCCCACAACCGCTGACCATCCGAGCCCGGCCCGAGGAACACCCGCCTGGCGACGTTGCGTTCCCGAGGGCTGAGCGCCGAGAAGTCCTCCATCAGTGCGCATGCGAGATCGTTCCAAGCGATCACGTCGTAGTTGGCGGAGACGATGATTCCTGCCGCGAGCGGTAGCCGGCGCAGCAGATCGTGAAGGCTCCGCCGCACCTGCAGGGGTGGGCCGCCGGGCGTCGCGGGCTCGACCCCGGCCAGCCGATGCAGGTATCTGCTCTCGCCGTCGCTCATCCGCAGTGCGCGCGCCAGACCCGACAACACTTCTCGCGACGGGCGGGGAGCCCGGGCCTGCTCCAGCCGGGTGTAGTACTCGGTGGAGATGAAGGCCATGTGGGCCACTTCGTCGCGGCGCAGGCCCGGTGTTCGGCGACGCGGACCGGCAGGGATCCCGACGTCTGCCGGTGCAATGCGCTCCCTGCGGCTGCGCAGGAATGCACCCAATTCGATCTTGTCCACCTGCCCATTCTGCCCGCGAGAGTGCGCTCATCCAGGTACGACCAGTACCTGGATGCCACGGTTGGGGCTTGTCCAGACTCGGTTGGCATGAGCACAACAGAGACAGGCAACGGTCTGCTGGCCGGCAAGGTCGCCTTCATCTCGGGCGCCGGTCGCGGCATCGGCGCGGCCGCGGCAAGGCTGTTCGCACGCGAAGGAGCCCGCGTGATGCTGGCAGCGCGAACCGAGTCCCAATTGGCCGACGTGGCCGCAGCAGTCCGGCTGGGTGGCGGTGAAGCGCACTACGTGAGGTGTGACCTGCGGCA is a genomic window containing:
- a CDS encoding MFS transporter — its product is MTSSRTAERLDDLTGPPPGTGRTRWYIGGLLGVGMFVNYIDRVNLSVATPAIMAEFDISAAQMGVVASAFLWTYAMLQMPIGTIIDKIGVRWVNRAGVFLWAVASFLSAAAGGLGLLLVARLLLGVGEAPTVPAGWKAIGQWFPKHERGTATAMFDGCAKISNVIGIPIMAFLVPTFSWHAAFIFTGVLSVLYLLAWWLLYRSPANAVADGRMSAAELDYLRAGGAEDENAETGGSLQGIGYLLGRRKTWGLALGYASYTYAYYVLLTWLPGYLEKEFGVNLLKGGIYSMIPWLVAVIAQFLIAGVLMDRWTRRSGDITRVRRIVLVTSMLAALSVTGAAYADTIGAALVFLSIGAAGLAVSVPAGSSIVSLIAPQGYTGSLAGIVNFVANLIGIAAPIVTGMVVDRTGSFAGAFIATGVILVGGILCYTVVLGRMDRMPAPSIKE
- a CDS encoding carbon-nitrogen hydrolase family protein, which gives rise to MTTSITVAVAQFAPGEDKDRNLATITGFVTTAKAAGAELVIFPEYAMFTAPTMDERFLSSAESLDGPFVAAVRDLARREAITIVAGINETTDGPDQIHNTLIAVDDGGKVAATYRKLHLYDAFGYSESRFVRPGSACAPETFAVGGLTFGMQTCYDLRFPETTRRLVDAGADVVVMPAEWVPGPLKEDHWTTLLRARAIENTVYVAAADQCGGNGAGNSMIVDPMGVVLASIGEEEGMVSATVHGDRIARVRQKNPALALRRFTVTER
- a CDS encoding cold-shock protein, with product MALGIVKFYKSEKGWGAISSAELPPGLDAFISFADIKGQKGFRELAVGDRVEFEYQPARQDSFQFVATWARRISDADGDGGATVWS
- a CDS encoding helix-turn-helix transcriptional regulator, which encodes MDKIELGAFLRSRRERIAPADVGIPAGPRRRTPGLRRDEVAHMAFISTEYYTRLEQARAPRPSREVLSGLARALRMSDGESRYLHRLAGVEPATPGGPPLQVRRSLHDLLRRLPLAAGIIVSANYDVIAWNDLACALMEDFSALSPRERNVARRVFLGPGSDGQRLWGLVGADGFGEICVRHLRVAAATYPDDPHTCALIAELLDGSAEFARLWQRRDVGARTITRKTFAHPVVGPISLNCDTLDVADLDQRVFLYTADPGSPAEEALRLLSVVGTQRMDVPG